Proteins from a genomic interval of Trifolium pratense cultivar HEN17-A07 linkage group LG6, ARS_RC_1.1, whole genome shotgun sequence:
- the LOC123891723 gene encoding uncharacterized protein LOC123891723, translating to MLSPHGQGSYIEPPSIPTDAEKDVEASKGGSSPHANTATGSFDSGSNTEASTDEEVNKESTPEHVADSEPENEAGKDSEKTTNEEQNIVDVDEVPSEEDLQPPPTQKGIGRRLRSRTTTPVTTTPVATKKTNDTTLKPVKYGPKKEWSKSIPHPEKKKGVLKRKSAPSSDSDFEAEKDDSSIKPPAKKAMSAKKAMPQAAAPDTEDFPCDNVSFHLPSYAKRWGIICKRRLALERELGKDILECEEIVSLINDAGLIKTVWGLGSCYEKLVREFVVNIPIGCDNPLDKEYQKVYVRGKCVTFSPCVINKVLGNADDPHPDIEVSDNVVCKTITAEKVKTWPKKEKVPAVKLTQKYAILNRIASVNWVPTTHASDIATNLVMQHAKTSVTKQPIAFPTLICDIILSQPPNIRHEGESTKKRATPLAIHQKLYSKQHAPDIVGPSNAAADTPMTRKEMIAMLEANCKELDEKKLQFERMIHALRVEEAAAQAADAGDDELYDHSGCDQEEVSRGSHT from the exons ATGCTCAGCCCCCATGGTCAG GGGTCTTACATTGAGCCACCCTCTATACCAACTGATGCTGAGAAGGATGTTGAAGCATCCAAAGGAGGTTCTAGCCCACATGCTAACACTGCCACTGGGTCGTTTGACAGTGGATCTAATACTGAAGCCTCCACTGATGAGGAAGTAAACAAAGAAAGTACTCCTGAACATGTGGCTGATTCTGAGCCAGAAAATGAAGCTGGTAAGGATTCTGAGAAAACCACCAATGAAGAACAGAACATAGTGGATGTTGATGAGGTTCCCTCTGAAGAAGATCTGCAACCTCCACCTACTCAGAAAGGAATTGGAAGAAGACTGAGAAGCAGGACCACTACACCTGTTACCACTACCCCTGTTGCCACCAAGAAAACAAACGACACTACTTTGAAGCCTGTCAAGTATGGTCCTAAGAAAGAATGGAGCAAGTCTATACCTCATCCTGAGAAGAAAAAGGGTGTGCTGAAAAGGAAGAGTGCACCATCAAGTGACTCTGATTTTGAAGCTGAAAAGGATGACTCAAGCATCAAGCCTCCTGCTAAGAAGGCTATGTCTGCTAAGAAGGCCATGCCTCAAGCTGCTGCTCCTGACACTGAAGACTTCCCTTGtgacaatgtttcatttcatcttccatcTTATGCTAAACGATGGGGAATCATTTgcaaaagaagattggctctGGAAAGGGAACTAGGCAAAGATATTCTGGAATGTGAAGAGATTGTGAGTTTGATCAATGATGCTGGATTGATCAAAACTGTGTGGGGCTTAGGCTCTTGCTATGAGAAGCTGGTTAGGGAGTTTGTTGTCAACATTCCTATAGGTTGTGACAATCCCTTGGACAAAGAATATCAGAAGGTATATGTTCGAGGAAAATGTGTGACATTCTCTCCATGTGTGATCAACAAGGTGCTGGGTAATGCTGATGATCCTCATCCTGACATAGAGGTATCTGACAATGTGGTTTGCAAAACTATCACAGCTGAAAAGGTGAAAACCTGGCCAAAGAAGGAGAAGGTACCTGCAGTCAAGCTAACCCAAAAGTATGCCATCTTGAATCGTATTGCATCTGTCAACTGGGTTCCTACTACACATGCATCTGACATTGCCACAAATCTGG ttATGCAGCATGCTAAGACCTCTGTCACCAAGCAACCCATTGCATTTCCAACTTTGATCTGTGACATCATCTTGTCCCAACCTCCTAATATAAGGCATGAGGGTGAGTCTACTAAGAAAAGGGCAACTCCTCTAGCCATTCATCAGAAGCTGTACAGTAAACAGCATGCTCCAGATATTGTTGGACCATCAAATGCTGCTGCTGACACTCCAATGACAAGGAAGGAGATGATTGCAATGCTGGAAGCAAACTGTAAGGAGTTAGATGAAAAGAAGTTgcagtttgaaaggatgatacATGCTCTCAGGGTTGAAGAAGCTGCAGCTCAAGCAGCTGATGCAGGTGATGATG AATTGTACGACCACAGTGGCTGTGATCAAGAGGAAGTGAGcagaggttctcatacctag